The DNA region TAACCGTAAGGGATTGACATCTATTGGCCGGGTAACATAATAGAAAATATAGTGTTAGAGTCTACCTTGCTTAATAAGCTTAGCAATAAGGTGATGGGTATTTTTAGCTCCAAAAGCATCAAACAATCTACTGACTTTTTTATCTATAGTACTTTCGCTATTGGGAGAAATATTCTGATTTTTCAATTTTTCGGAAATCTCTTTTTTCGTGAAACCTTCCGCCAAATCCTGTAAAATCATCAAATCATACTTATCCAACTCAAAAAGAGTATTGGCACTATTTAGATTAATTTGTGGAGAAACGTAGGTTCTATTTTGATAAACTTCTTGCATAGCGATAACCAGTTCGTTCAACCCGTTACGCCCTTTACAGACGTAACCGTTTATTTTTTGGTCCGTAAAAAGTGAATTAATTTCCGCAGGGTCTTCAATCATAGAATTCACGATAACCCTAATATTCGGATCTACCTCTCGTATAGCAGCAATAAGAGAATGGCCTGACGTTAGCTTTCGCTCCACAGGACCTTCCTTAAAAGACAAATCGGTTATTAATAGCTCATAGGGCTCACCATTAATACAAGCCAACTTAAACCTATTATAGGCCTTATCACAATACAACTCTTCTTGTATTTCTTCAATTTCCAGTCTATTTTCAAGCGCATTTACAATGCCTTTATTGGTATCTTGAAAGTCTTCTGCAATCAGTATTTTTTTGAACATAGTCTGCACTATTTAATTCGGAATTTCCACTTGGGCTTTAAAACCTTCGCCCTTCTCAGAATCAAAAGTAAGACTTCCGTTAATGGCCAGAATACGCTTTTCTGTATTCCATAGTCCATTTTTATTATTTAGGCTACCTTTTGCTGCTCCATTGCCATTATCCACATACTGTATTTTCAACTTGGTCTTGGTCTGTTCAAAATCTATAGAAACTACCGAAGCCCCACTATGCTTTTGCATATTTATCATAAACTCTTGAAGTACCTTATACAGGGTTTTCTTAGTTAAATCCGATAAGATGCCCCAATCTACCTCCTTACTTCCGGTAACTAATAGTTGGGTATTTTTACCATAACTGCTTAACATACCAAAAAGTACTTCTTTGAATCTTGAGCCGGTATCAACATCATTGATTTTCCTAGAAAAATCCCTACTCTGACTATATAAACCGTCAACAACATTTAAAACCTCTGTAGTATCCGAACCGTTCTGAAGCAATACCATGGCGTGGTTTAGTTTTCCCGCAAAATCATCATGCAGTTTTCTTGAAAATTCCGCCTCGGTTTCATAGGTGGCTTCTATTTTTGCCGTTCTGTTCTGCTGTTTCAAACGCCTTGCCCTCTGTATGAAAAAGAATACGCCACAAACAGATATTACCAGAACAAATGCTAAACCTGAGTATGATATTATTTTCTGATTGCGCTGTTCGGCAACTTCTAATTGATGTTCCGCATTTTTCTTTTCCAAGCGAAGAATAGATTCTTGCTTAAGCGTATCATCATATCTATATTTAGCAAATTGGGTCTTTACTTTTAGTTCTTGATCATACAAACTATCCTGCAAAAAAACATAGCGGTCTTTTACTTCAAT from Zobellia alginiliquefaciens includes:
- a CDS encoding DNA-binding response regulator, encoding MFKKILIAEDFQDTNKGIVNALENRLEIEEIQEELYCDKAYNRFKLACINGEPYELLITDLSFKEGPVERKLTSGHSLIAAIREVDPNIRVIVNSMIEDPAEINSLFTDQKINGYVCKGRNGLNELVIAMQEVYQNRTYVSPQINLNSANTLFELDKYDLMILQDLAEGFTKKEISEKLKNQNISPNSESTIDKKVSRLFDAFGAKNTHHLIAKLIKQGRL